A window from Candidatus Nitrospira neomarina encodes these proteins:
- a CDS encoding endonuclease/exonuclease/phosphatase family protein yields the protein MARTLQQVPLSPTSLDIRIVTYNVHRCCGMDRRIMPRRIAEVLSDLHPDVIALQEVLGLGPKGRGQDELLGALMGMGWVMASARLRHGYPFGNMILSRFPIVNDAQHDLTWRTRRGRCCQRADLRLGNQTLHVYNVHMGTGLRERKYQAEHLAMILDQHRGAGPKIILGDFNEWGRGVTTDILTPRFQSLDIRPFVKRRRTYPGFLPLLHLDHIFYEGRIDVSHVHLPKSRAALIASDHLPLVADLRIHF from the coding sequence ATGGCCCGGACACTTCAACAGGTTCCCTTATCGCCGACTTCCCTCGACATTCGGATCGTGACCTATAACGTTCACCGGTGCTGCGGGATGGATCGTCGAATCATGCCCAGACGGATTGCGGAAGTTCTGTCGGACCTGCATCCGGATGTCATTGCCCTCCAGGAAGTCCTGGGGCTTGGCCCCAAGGGCCGGGGACAGGATGAACTGCTTGGTGCATTGATGGGGATGGGATGGGTCATGGCATCTGCCAGGCTGCGTCACGGATATCCCTTTGGGAACATGATTTTAAGCCGATTCCCGATCGTCAATGATGCACAACATGACTTGACCTGGAGAACCCGGCGCGGCCGATGTTGTCAACGCGCTGACCTCCGGTTGGGTAATCAGACCTTACATGTCTACAACGTGCATATGGGGACCGGTTTGCGGGAACGCAAGTATCAAGCGGAGCACCTGGCTATGATTTTGGACCAGCATCGAGGGGCCGGACCGAAAATCATTCTCGGGGATTTCAACGAGTGGGGGCGTGGTGTGACCACCGATATCCTCACCCCACGATTTCAGAGCCTGGACATTCGCCCCTTTGTCAAACGACGACGGACCTATCCGGGATTTTTGCCCCTCTTGCATCTCGACCATATTTTTTATGAGGGCCGGATTGACGTGAGCCATGTGCACCTTCCGAAATCTCGTGCTGCACTCATCGCCTCAGATCACCTTCCGCTCGTCGCGGACCTTCGCATTCATTTCTGA
- a CDS encoding YcbK family protein, which produces MSQETEELWSRRFFLKSSLAGMLILGSRLMFPESAWAQSLPEGRLHLYNAHTDERLQVTYRNQSGQYDQQALKDINYLLRCHHSKKICQMDIQLLEYMNQVEKLVGQGKEIHVYSAYRSPSYNKLLIRLGRGAAPNSLHTVGQAMDFSIPGVRLSKIRRAAVKLRLGGVGYYGRRGFIHIDTGAVRYW; this is translated from the coding sequence ATGTCTCAGGAAACAGAAGAACTTTGGTCCAGGCGTTTTTTCCTGAAGTCCTCCCTTGCAGGCATGCTGATTCTTGGCAGCCGGTTGATGTTTCCGGAATCCGCATGGGCCCAGTCCCTGCCTGAAGGCCGGCTTCACCTCTATAACGCCCACACCGACGAACGACTCCAGGTGACCTATCGCAATCAATCCGGCCAATATGACCAGCAAGCCTTAAAAGACATAAATTATCTCCTGCGATGCCATCATTCCAAAAAAATATGCCAGATGGACATTCAATTGCTGGAATATATGAATCAGGTAGAAAAGTTAGTCGGTCAGGGGAAGGAAATTCACGTCTACTCTGCCTACCGTTCGCCCTCATACAATAAATTGTTGATTCGCCTTGGTCGAGGCGCCGCGCCAAATAGCCTACATACGGTCGGACAAGCGATGGACTTCTCGATTCCCGGCGTTCGGCTTTCAAAAATTCGACGCGCCGCTGTGAAGCTTCGGTTGGGTGGAGTCGGCTATTACGGCCGGCGAGGATTCATCCATATCGATACCGGAGCGGTCCGGTACTGGTAA
- a CDS encoding GAF domain-containing protein, producing the protein MAFCAHCILQSDVVVVSDAINTRFADNPLVTQEPNLRLYAGAPLKTPEGHHLGALFVISLKPSGDGPDGILSPVDRSRFSVKAIEACRERGKNPEWVASLCANRKVIRNKKGKWLPLEA; encoded by the coding sequence GTGGCGTTTTGCGCACATTGCATCCTGCAATCGGACGTCGTGGTTGTGTCTGATGCTATCAATACCCGATTTGCTGATAATCCTTTGGTCACCCAGGAACCGAACCTTCGATTGTATGCCGGGGCTCCACTGAAAACGCCGGAGGGGCATCATTTGGGGGCTCTGTTCGTCATAAGTCTTAAGCCGTCAGGTGATGGCCCAGATGGAATTCTGTCGCCAGTTGATAGATCGCGATTTTCTGTTAAAGCGATTGAAGCATGCCGTGAAAGAGGTAAAAATCCTGAATGGGTCGCTTCCCTTTGTGCCAATCGCAAGGTAATTCGTAATAAAAAAGGGAAGTGGCTGCCACTTGAAGCGTAA
- a CDS encoding ubiquinol-cytochrome c reductase iron-sulfur subunit: protein MMEDGLSTPVGTRRSFFIKTTVFISSLIGISLAVPLIGYVIAPALQRRNKEWVSLGKADALPVGEPKAMDYTLTQKDGWQEIHTTKGVWAVKQPDGEVTVFSPICPHLGCGYRWDQQDRLFKCPCHGSVYDINGTVKAGPAPRPLDTLPSRIENGDLLVQYEEFKSGLAKKVEL from the coding sequence ATGATGGAAGATGGCTTGTCCACCCCGGTAGGAACCCGCCGGTCATTCTTTATAAAAACCACCGTATTTATTTCATCCCTTATCGGAATTTCCCTTGCTGTCCCATTGATCGGATACGTCATCGCCCCTGCTCTTCAACGACGAAACAAGGAATGGGTCTCACTGGGAAAAGCCGATGCGCTTCCGGTTGGTGAACCCAAGGCGATGGATTACACCTTGACGCAAAAGGATGGCTGGCAGGAAATCCACACCACCAAGGGCGTGTGGGCGGTGAAACAGCCCGATGGAGAGGTGACAGTATTTTCGCCAATCTGTCCCCATTTAGGCTGTGGTTATCGATGGGACCAACAGGACCGTCTATTTAAATGCCCCTGCCATGGAAGCGTCTATGACATAAACGGAACCGTGAAAGCCGGCCCCGCACCACGCCCGTTGGACACACTGCCCTCCAGAATCGAAAATGGTGACTTGCTGGTCCAATACGAAGAATTTAAATCCGGCCTGGCGAAAAAGGTTGAACTCTAA
- a CDS encoding cytochrome b N-terminal domain-containing protein: protein MASRLYQWIDQRLKLKPLEQTLLDEPIPGGASWNYVFGSATLFLFVLQALTGMFLMVYYVPATDHAYDTVQYIQHEVWGGWFVRGLHHWGASAVMVAIGLHMLQVFFDGAYKRPRELMWIVGVILLAIMLAFGFTGYLLPWDQNAYWATQVGINMVGSVPLIGDFLVKALRGGETLGALTISRFFAIHVAFLPLIIAVGIMLHLFILRRVGPAGPHDERRARAGSETFYPRQVFMDAVVMLGVFGVVAMLAISVEFPLADRADPSDHSFVPVPEWYFLFFYQLLKYAPGAWGPLATWLLPTLFFIGLLLLPFVDRNPERHPSSRRVVLGAGLGFLVIVFSLLSISFRDLYAVPKRDPSVARGMALVEEHKCQTCHRIHGEGGNLAPDLSYVADRRPDREWHLQHFKDPQSVSPGSFMPKFPLNDKQLNDLTNYMLTLKSG from the coding sequence ATGGCCTCCCGTCTTTACCAATGGATCGACCAGCGGCTGAAATTAAAGCCCCTGGAGCAAACCCTCCTGGACGAGCCTATTCCCGGAGGTGCCAGCTGGAACTATGTCTTCGGCTCGGCCACACTTTTTCTCTTTGTTTTACAAGCACTGACTGGCATGTTTCTCATGGTGTATTACGTGCCGGCGACTGACCATGCCTACGACACCGTTCAGTATATTCAACATGAGGTGTGGGGCGGATGGTTTGTCCGTGGCCTGCATCATTGGGGTGCCTCAGCTGTCATGGTGGCCATCGGGCTCCACATGTTGCAGGTTTTTTTTGACGGTGCGTATAAACGCCCTCGAGAACTCATGTGGATTGTCGGCGTCATCCTCCTCGCCATCATGCTGGCGTTCGGATTCACGGGATATTTGCTTCCTTGGGATCAAAACGCCTATTGGGCGACCCAGGTGGGAATCAACATGGTGGGCAGCGTTCCTCTTATCGGAGATTTCCTGGTGAAAGCCCTTCGTGGCGGGGAAACTCTTGGCGCCCTGACCATTTCACGTTTTTTTGCCATTCACGTCGCGTTCCTTCCCCTAATCATTGCAGTGGGAATCATGCTCCATCTTTTTATTCTCAGACGGGTGGGGCCCGCCGGCCCTCATGATGAAAGGAGAGCCAGAGCCGGGAGTGAAACCTTCTACCCACGGCAGGTTTTCATGGATGCGGTGGTCATGCTTGGAGTATTTGGCGTTGTCGCCATGTTGGCGATCAGCGTGGAGTTCCCATTGGCTGACCGGGCCGATCCGTCAGACCATTCATTTGTCCCCGTCCCGGAATGGTATTTTCTGTTTTTTTATCAGCTTCTCAAATATGCCCCAGGGGCATGGGGACCTCTGGCGACCTGGCTTCTGCCCACACTCTTTTTCATCGGATTGCTGCTCCTGCCTTTTGTGGATCGCAACCCCGAACGACACCCGTCCTCACGCCGGGTCGTGTTGGGTGCGGGGTTGGGGTTTTTGGTTATCGTGTTCAGCCTGTTGAGTATTTCTTTCCGCGACCTGTACGCCGTCCCCAAACGTGATCCGTCAGTGGCTCGGGGAATGGCATTAGTAGAAGAACACAAATGTCAAACCTGCCATCGGATTCATGGGGAAGGTGGAAACTTGGCCCCGGACCTCTCGTATGTTGCCGATCGACGACCCGACCGAGAATGGCATCTTCAGCATTTTAAGGATCCGCAATCCGTTTCCCCTGGTTCCTTCATGCCGAAATTTCCCCTAAACGACAAACAGCTGAACGACCTTACCAATTACATGCTGACGCTCAAGAGTGGGTAA
- a CDS encoding mechanosensitive ion channel, translating into MSKLTETLQVNLGETLPNVLGALGILILGWIVALVVRAGIRKGLGMLNVNQRLRSTTGTTMDVEGGTAVGIYYLILLLVLVAFFNALHLEMVSGPLGTLVDQVMAFVPKLVAGGVLMLIVWVIATVLRTLVSKALQSTTMDEKLSAGAGVRPISANLGNVVFWLVVLLFLPAILGTLEIDGLLIPVQNMVNEMLSMLPNIFGAVLIGVAGWFLAKIVRDLVSNLLTAAGTDRLGEQIGLRGTMSLSHLLALVVYILILVPAVVAALQALEIEVITGPATDMLNTMMSAIPDIFAAAIILGIAFAIARLVSQIVASLLGGLGFDALPEKLGLGQAFGQTTPSSVVGNVLAFFIMLFAVVEAANQLGFHQVSELVTMFIEFGSQVILGSAIIAIGFWLSNLAYEAIIRVHGANSGGVANIARFAILGLVLAMGLRAMGLANEIVNLAFGLTLGAIAVAVALSFGLGGREAAGKQMEHWLSQARGERRG; encoded by the coding sequence ATGAGTAAATTGACCGAAACGTTACAAGTGAATCTTGGGGAAACGTTGCCAAATGTATTGGGTGCATTGGGTATCCTCATCCTGGGATGGATAGTGGCTCTGGTTGTGAGAGCTGGAATCAGAAAGGGTCTGGGCATGTTGAACGTCAATCAGCGATTGCGTTCGACCACCGGTACCACCATGGATGTGGAAGGAGGTACAGCGGTAGGAATCTATTATTTAATTCTTTTATTAGTTTTAGTGGCATTTTTTAACGCGTTACATTTGGAAATGGTCTCCGGTCCTCTAGGGACTTTGGTCGATCAGGTGATGGCCTTTGTTCCGAAATTAGTGGCTGGTGGAGTATTGATGTTAATCGTGTGGGTTATCGCCACCGTACTTCGAACCCTTGTGTCCAAGGCTTTGCAATCGACGACGATGGATGAAAAATTGAGTGCGGGGGCCGGGGTGCGACCCATCAGCGCTAATTTGGGGAATGTGGTGTTTTGGCTGGTTGTGCTGTTATTCCTCCCCGCCATCTTAGGGACTCTGGAGATTGACGGCCTATTGATTCCGGTCCAAAACATGGTCAATGAAATGTTAAGCATGCTTCCGAATATTTTCGGTGCAGTGTTAATTGGAGTTGCTGGATGGTTCTTGGCCAAAATCGTCAGGGACTTGGTGAGTAACTTGTTGACGGCTGCCGGAACCGACCGGTTGGGTGAACAAATAGGATTGCGCGGAACGATGTCCTTGTCTCATTTACTGGCTTTGGTGGTGTATATCCTGATTTTGGTCCCTGCGGTCGTTGCCGCACTGCAAGCCTTGGAAATTGAAGTGATTACAGGACCGGCCACCGATATGTTGAATACCATGATGTCGGCCATTCCCGATATTTTTGCGGCGGCAATTATTTTAGGAATCGCCTTTGCTATTGCCCGATTAGTCTCGCAAATCGTGGCGAGTTTATTAGGCGGGCTCGGTTTCGACGCTCTGCCGGAAAAGCTGGGATTGGGACAGGCATTCGGTCAAACCACTCCTTCGTCTGTGGTCGGAAATGTTCTGGCCTTTTTTATTATGTTATTTGCGGTTGTTGAAGCGGCCAACCAGTTAGGTTTTCATCAGGTGTCTGAATTGGTCACCATGTTTATAGAGTTTGGTAGTCAGGTGATATTGGGCAGTGCGATCATTGCCATCGGGTTCTGGTTGTCGAATCTCGCATATGAAGCCATCATTCGTGTTCATGGAGCGAATTCTGGAGGGGTTGCAAATATTGCCCGATTCGCGATTCTCGGGTTGGTGCTCGCCATGGGTCTCCGAGCCATGGGGTTGGCCAATGAAATCGTCAACCTGGCATTTGGCCTGACGCTTGGAGCCATTGCGGTGGCGGTGGCGTTATCCTTTGGTCTAGGAGGTCGGGAAGCAGCAGGCAAACAAATGGAGCATTGGCTCAGTCAAGCCCGTGGCGAACGTCGAGGGTAG
- the mscL gene encoding large-conductance mechanosensitive channel protein MscL produces MLKEFKEFAMRGNVIDMAVGIVVGGAFGTIAKSLVADVLMPPIGLLLGGVDFSNLFVTLKEGVPPGPYLALSDAQAAGAVTMNYGVFLNSVISFLIVALAVFVVIKAINQMKREEKEAPPADPTTKECKFCHMTIPIQATKCGHCTSEFAKSA; encoded by the coding sequence ATGCTTAAAGAGTTCAAAGAGTTTGCCATGCGAGGCAATGTTATCGATATGGCAGTCGGTATCGTTGTTGGAGGGGCCTTTGGCACCATTGCCAAATCGCTGGTGGCCGATGTGTTGATGCCCCCAATTGGACTCTTGTTGGGTGGCGTTGATTTTTCCAACCTCTTTGTCACCCTTAAGGAGGGTGTGCCTCCAGGGCCATATCTGGCCTTGTCCGACGCTCAGGCAGCGGGCGCTGTCACCATGAATTATGGAGTATTTCTCAATTCGGTTATTAGCTTTCTTATTGTGGCCCTTGCCGTTTTTGTGGTGATTAAAGCCATCAATCAGATGAAACGTGAAGAAAAAGAGGCCCCGCCTGCCGATCCTACAACGAAAGAATGCAAATTCTGCCACATGACGATACCCATACAAGCCACCAAGTGCGGACATTGTACTTCCGAATTTGCGAAGTCCGCGTAA
- a CDS encoding sigma-54 interaction domain-containing protein → MSGSIHDPALLSVFNALIFQKTVDRFDCVGDLPSWFPPPGLSQGSEVSPGQLMGHSFFLQHFLHEAQAWWDSAETGQWKSGLWSEPALFGEDVVLEATAVRHGSVRYVILQRFGPEILPIQPLLQKAREEQLSHRQAVDHHERTETQLGNRLAKSEQERDDVMALLDGLGLGAIMVDANREVTFVSGKARELLQIDPDTMIGRSLGKGLPWKTEDNARVEAMGRLPGPQRQVVSVAMDGKNRSPRAVEVEVQDDPRDSRRTILLLKDVTEIEELRRQLVGTTQFHDLVGKCPAMRMVYERIRDIATVDVPVLIDGETGTGKELVARALHQLSPRHDHPFLPVNCAGLTDSLLGSQLFGHKRGAFTGATSDHAGFFESAEGGTLLLDEIGDMPLSIQTTLLRVLQEGEIIRLGESRPRKVNVRVLAATNQQLQTLVDKGAFRADLLYRIRVARLRLPPLRERREDIPLLSTAFFVKSRVALGKMHVLSIAPETMQRFLRYSWPGNVRELKGALEYALIHCRGGSVLPTDLPPELCDGPPIVQASPFCKPNERQLILDALTQTKGKRAQAAKLVGMSRSTFYRRLTELNISQEESSR, encoded by the coding sequence ATGTCCGGTTCCATCCACGATCCCGCTCTTCTCAGTGTCTTTAATGCGTTAATTTTCCAAAAAACTGTGGATCGTTTCGACTGTGTGGGTGATTTGCCCAGTTGGTTTCCTCCTCCTGGCCTGTCCCAGGGGAGTGAGGTGTCTCCTGGACAATTAATGGGGCATTCATTTTTTCTTCAACATTTTCTCCATGAAGCGCAGGCATGGTGGGATTCAGCTGAGACCGGCCAATGGAAATCCGGTTTGTGGAGTGAACCGGCATTATTTGGAGAAGACGTTGTTCTGGAAGCCACTGCCGTCCGTCATGGGTCTGTTCGATATGTCATTTTACAACGCTTTGGACCCGAGATCCTTCCGATCCAGCCCTTACTGCAAAAGGCCCGTGAAGAACAGCTTTCGCACCGTCAGGCCGTCGATCATCATGAACGCACGGAAACTCAACTTGGTAATCGATTAGCGAAAAGCGAACAAGAGCGGGATGATGTGATGGCCCTGCTCGACGGGCTGGGATTGGGGGCCATCATGGTCGATGCGAATCGGGAGGTGACGTTTGTGAGTGGAAAAGCCCGTGAGTTATTGCAGATCGATCCTGACACCATGATCGGCCGCTCTCTCGGTAAGGGCCTTCCATGGAAAACAGAAGACAATGCCAGGGTCGAGGCAATGGGCCGGTTACCTGGGCCGCAGCGTCAGGTTGTGTCGGTCGCGATGGATGGGAAAAACCGTTCTCCACGCGCGGTGGAAGTTGAAGTTCAAGATGATCCTCGAGATTCTCGAAGAACCATTTTGTTGTTAAAAGATGTCACCGAGATAGAAGAGTTGCGCCGGCAGTTGGTGGGGACAACACAATTTCACGATCTGGTTGGAAAATGTCCCGCCATGCGCATGGTATATGAACGGATTCGAGACATTGCCACGGTAGATGTGCCGGTGCTCATTGATGGGGAAACCGGGACGGGCAAAGAATTAGTCGCCCGTGCGTTACATCAATTAAGTCCGCGTCATGATCATCCATTTCTGCCGGTCAATTGTGCAGGATTGACCGATTCCCTCTTAGGGAGTCAGTTATTTGGTCACAAACGCGGCGCCTTTACGGGAGCGACGAGTGACCATGCAGGATTTTTCGAGTCGGCTGAAGGCGGCACGTTATTGTTGGATGAAATCGGAGATATGCCGTTATCGATTCAGACGACCCTACTCCGTGTGCTGCAAGAGGGAGAGATTATCCGTCTCGGGGAGTCCCGGCCACGGAAAGTGAATGTCCGGGTATTGGCGGCCACCAATCAGCAGCTTCAAACATTGGTCGACAAGGGTGCCTTCCGTGCGGATTTACTCTATCGGATCCGTGTTGCGCGATTAAGGCTTCCTCCTCTGCGAGAGCGCCGCGAGGATATTCCGTTGTTGAGCACGGCCTTTTTCGTGAAAAGCCGCGTCGCCCTTGGGAAAATGCATGTTCTGAGCATTGCTCCGGAAACGATGCAGCGGTTCTTACGCTATTCTTGGCCGGGGAATGTCCGGGAATTAAAAGGGGCCTTGGAATATGCACTGATACATTGCCGTGGAGGAAGCGTTCTTCCGACCGATCTGCCTCCTGAATTGTGTGACGGGCCTCCGATTGTTCAGGCCTCGCCTTTTTGTAAACCAAATGAACGCCAGCTTATCCTTGATGCCCTGACCCAAACGAAAGGAAAACGTGCGCAAGCCGCAAAATTGGTCGGTATGAGCCGTTCTACCTTTTACCGCCGCTTAACCGAGTTGAATATCTCTCAAGAAGAATCCTCCCGCTGA